The genomic segment CGCACGCCCTGCTGGCCGACCTGCGCTGGCGCGCCCGCCACGGCAAGCGGCTGGTCTAACGCGGTCACGTTCCGCCGAACTGCGGACGCAGCACCGAACTCAACGCCGACAGTGGAATGTGCGCCTGCACGGTGCCGCCGTCCATGAACCACTGCATGATGCCCGGCGTGTAATCCAGCGGTGTGTCATGGGCCACCGGGTAGTCCGGCATGTACAGGATCAGCTCGTCACCGCTCAACGCCCACGCCTTGTACCCGCCGGAGTACACCTTGTCCGGACCCCACCGATCCGCCTGGAACGGATAGCTGCCCGGCTGATGCGCGGGCGGGGCTGCATCGAGTGCGTCCACGATGAACGGCTGACCCAGCGTCGCGATCGCCCCGAGGTCCACCCCGGGCTTCAGTAGATCGGCCAACCCCAGCCGGACACCGCGACCCATGTCCCACGTAAATGTGCGAAAAGCGTTGTTGAACTTGGGTCCATCGGCGTGATAGTCCTCGTGGAACACCACGCTCAGCACGTCACCGCGCTGCAGGATCTGAAAGTTCTCCTCGCCGAAGCTGTCGGACACCATGTGCACGCCGACATTGCGCCAGTTGTTCACCAAGGTGGTGAGGTAGTCCCGGATCGTCGGCCCGGTGACGGGATTGTCGACGAGATCGCCGGGGACCGCCACCTTGATGTCGCGGACGGCCTTGCGTTCCGAGAGCACCGAGGTGTGGCAGTACGCGCCGTCCCAGTCGGCGCCGAGGCCCGCGCACAGGTCCGGTGCCGACGCCCCGGCCGAAGGTGCCGTGGCTAACGACGCCACGACCAGTAGCTCAGCAGCCACACGAATGCGCATGCTATTCAGGGCAATTCGACTTTGCTGGCCCGCCATGATCCGTCAACCTTCTCCATGGTCATCTTGACTCGGCTGCGGTCGATACGCGGGTCCGGCGCGGCCTTATTGGCCACCGTCTGGTCGACGAACATCAGTACGACAACCTTGTCGGGTGTCGCGGACTTCACCGCCGAGTCGATCACCACGCCGCGTGCGGTCGCCTTGTTGTCCAGCAGCAGCTGACGCAGCTGTGCGCTGGACTGCGAATACATGTCCTTGAATTCGCCTGTCGCACCGTTGAGTACATCGGCGAAGTTCTGGTCGACGTTGTTCGAGTCGATGCTCGTCAGCACCTGCGCGTAGCGCACCGCCGCCGCCTGACCTTCCCTCGACGCCACGTCGACCTGATGCTGCTGCCACGCCTGCCAGCCCAAGAAGCCGGAGCCCCCAAGCAGCGCCACGATCAACGCACCGAGCAACACTCGACGGACCAGGGGCCATCGCCGCCGCGTGGCAGGCTCCTCGACAACCTCATCAACCGTCTCCTCGACGGCTTCAACTTCGGCGTCGGTATCGGGTTCGATCTCAGTCGCAGCAGTCACCGCAATCTCCTTAGCTCGGCGGTTCGATCGGCAGCACCGGGCCGCCGTACGGGGTCGGAATGGTGTAGCGGCCCTTGGGTGTCGGGTCGGTGGTCTGACCCAGGTCGGCGCCCGGCGGGGGACCGGCGGTGTCGTCGCCGGCCGGCCGCGGCGCGTTCTTGGCCCCGCGGATCAGGACCGCGGGATCGTCGTCGCGGCAGTAGGTGTACAGGTACGGCTCGGGATAGTCGGCCGACGACGGTGGGCGGCGCGGGGTGCCGTAGTCACACGTGTAGCGGGGATAGACGTCCGCGGTCACCCACAGGCCGTGGTCATGCATGATGCTGCCCAGCGCGTCGAGCAGCGACCCGCGATAGTCGGGGAACAGCGCGTTGAGTGCAGGCACCCGCACGTACAGCAGCTGCCCTGCGGTGGCCATGCTGGTCAGCAGCCCCACCATGGTGTCGGAGTTGTCGGTGAACAACGCATCGGTGGCCGAAAGTGTTTGCGGCGTCTGGTCGACGAACCGGCGGTACCCGTCGACCATCTTGTTCACCCCGACGAAGGTGCGGCTCAGGTTCCCGGTCGCGACCTTGATGCCCGCGTTCTTGTCGGCGGCCGTCGTCAGCACGATCCGGCTGGTCTTCAGGATGCTGGTGGTCTGCGGCAGAACAGAATCCAGCGTCGACAGCAGGAACGTGCCACCGTCGATGATGTTGGCCAGCTTCTGCGGGCCGTCGTTGGTCAGGCTGAGTTCTTTCTTGACCAGCTCGAGCTTCGCCGGGTCGACCTGCTTCAGCATGCCGTCGGCGTGGGCCAGGACGTCAGCCAGGCTGACCGGCACCGAGGTCTTGCTCTGCGCGATCACACTGCCATCGTGCAGGTATGGGCCGGTGTCGGAGTCCGGGACGAATTCGATGTACTGCTCGCCGGCGGGCGAGAGCCCCGATACCCGCACCGGGCTCGCCGTCGGGATCTTCACATCCGAACGCACTGTGGCCACCGCGGCGACCCCGTCGGGTGTCACTGCCAGCGACTGCACCCGCCCGATCGGCACCCCGCGCAGCGTCACGTCCTGATTCGGCAGCAGACCACCGGATTCCGGTAGCTGGATCGTCACCCGGTACGCCGAGTCGAACGGGGTGACCCGCAGCGCACCAACCAACACATACGCGGTCGCGACCACCAGCGTCATCACCAAACCCGCTGTCGACAGCCACAATCGGTGTCGATACCCGAATCCGACCACCCGCACGACGTGGCCCGCTGTCCTGTCGATCATGGCGGCGGTCCCGGCAACGGTCCGGGCGACGGCGGCGCGACGATCAGCTCACCCGGCTTATCGGGACTCGGCAAGACCGGAACCTGCGGAACACCGGGACCGGAGCCGACGACACGCTGCTGCAACCGCCACAGCGTGTACTTGAACGTGCCGGCCATCTGCGCCCAGTCGTAGCGCTTGGGGCCATGGAAGCCGACGTCGCCGCCGAACCCGGCATCGGGGATCGACCCCAACACCAGCCGGTCGATACTGGCTCGCACCGAAATCGCATTACTGGGAGTCGATTTGATGAACGGCGGCATCAGCCGGTTCAGCGCAGCCAGGTTGGCGTCCGGAGCCAGCACCAAATCGTTCCACGCCCGGGCGATGGTGTTGGCGTCGCCGATCACGCTGCGCCCGCTGGTGTCGGTGCCCGCGATCGACGGGAACTTCTCCAACTGGGTGCCGGTGTCACCGACCTGTTGCACGACGTCGGCGACGGCGTCGGCGTTCGCGGCCAGCGCGTCGGTGGCCGGCCCAGCCGCAGCCACCACCTCCGTGAGTTGCTGATTCTTGGCGTCCAGTTCCTTGGCCAGCTGCGATGTCTGGGTCAATGCATCCGAGATCTGGCCGGAACGCGCCGTCAGTTTCGACAGCGTGCCGTTGGTCTTGGCGATCATGTCGCCGAACGCCTGACCCTGATCGCCGGTCGCCTTGCCGAGACCGTTGATGATGTTGGTGAAGTTGCGTACCGCACCGCCGTTGACCATCACCGCCGCCGAGCTGAGCACCGACTCCACCGTCGCCGCGGCCGTGGTGTTGTCCAGGCCGATGGTGTCGCCGTCCTTCAACAGCGGGGTGGCGGGGGAGGCACCTGCAGGTGGCTTGAGCGCGATGAACACATCGCCTAGCGGTGTGGCCGAACGCAATTCGGCGGTACTGCCCTTCGGCAGCCGCACCCCGTCCATAATCCGGATCGTGGTGACCGCGGTGTAGTTGCGCGCCACCATTGACTCCATCTGGCCGACGTCGGCACCCGCGAGTTTCACCTTGGCCTCCGCGGGCAGGTTCAACGCGTTGGAGAAGACCGCGGTCAGCCGATACCCGCCGCTGCCCACCGTCGGTGCCGGCAACGGCAGGCTCGATAACCCGTTGGACGAGCACGCTGTGGCGCCCAACGCCACCACCAGAAGCGCGACGACCCGCTTCATTTCTGCCCCATCGCAGCCATACCGTCGAGCACGTAGCTCAGCCCGAAGTCGGGTCCGAAGTCCTGCAACGTGCCCGTGCTGCAACCCAACTGGCGCAGGCCCATCAGGTTGCACAGCTCCTTGGTGGCCTGGTTGTCGAAGAGGACCCGGTCGGTGAGCACCCGAGCCCTGGCCACGCCGTTGTTCCGGTCGACCACGTTGTACAGGTTGTCCAGGGTCAGCGGGGCGACGTCGATGAACTCCTTGAGGTCCCGCTGGCGTTCGACGAGGGTGTTGGCGGTCGTGTTGCCGTTGTTGACAACGGCTTTGATGTTGTCCCGGTTCTTCTCCAGGAAATCGCCGACCTGCGTCAGCAGTGTGTTCATCGTCTTACCGGTGGTGCCGCTGCCGAAGTCTTCGTCGTTGACGATCTGGCTGAGCTGGCGCACGGTCGCACCGAAGTCGCGCAGCGTCGCATCGTTGTCGGCGGCGGCCTGCAGCAGCGAGCTCAGGTTACGCACGATCGTGGTCAGCTGATCCCGGGTCTGGGCGCCGCCGTCAGCACTGAGCCGCAACGCATTCGACAGCTCACCGAGTGCGTCCTTGATCTTCTGCCCGTTGCCGTCGGCGATGGCCGCACCGGAGTTCACGACGTCGGCCACCGGACCGTTACCGTTGCCGTCGCCCTTGAGCGAGACCGAGATCTTGTCCAACACGCCGAGCACGCGGGCGAACTCCACGGGCGTCTTGGTCCGCGGCAGCCCGATGCTGTCGCGGTCCCTGAGCACCGGCCCGCCGCGGTACGGCGGGGTCAACTCGATCTGGCGGTCGGTCAGGATCGACGTCGAGATCGTCACCGCCTGCGCGTCGGCCGGAATCTTGACGTCGCGGTCGACGGTGAACTGCACCTCGACGTATCCGCTTTTCGGGGTGATCGCGGTGACCTTGCCGACCGGCATCCCCAATACCGCCACCGTGTTGTCGACGTAGAGCCCGGCGGCGCTGTCGAATTGGGCGGTCAACGTGATGTGGTCGGTGGTCGACTTGAAATACACCAATGCCACGGTGATCGCCGACGCGGCGGCCACCACGACCACCGTCACAACCGCCAGTAGTCTGGCGCGCGCGCTCACTTGCAGTCCTTGAAGTATTGGATCATCCCGAACTGCTTGGCCCGTCCGCTGATTGCGCACATCCACGAGTCGACGGCCAGCCCGTTCGGGGCGTTGAAGTCGAAGGCGTTGCCGGTGCCGCTGGCATTCGCGAAGCCGCGCAGCGCGACGGGGCCGGCCTGCAGGGTGCTGCGCAGCAGGTCGTCGTGTTGGGCCAGCAGGTCAGAGAGCTGGCGCAGGTTCTTGATGGTCTGGTCCAGCTCGCTGCGGTTGGCGACCACGGTGGTGCTCATCGTGTTCACCAGATTGGTGAGTGCGGCCATCATCGCGTGGAAGGTGGCGCTGCGCGCCACGAACCGGCTGATCAACTCCTGCCCCTGGTTGATCATCGCGGCGATGTTGGCGTGCTGACGCTCCAGCGTCGTGCTGATCAGCTCGGTGCTCTTCAGCAAGGCGCCCAACTGGTCTCGCCGGTCGGCGATTACCGTCGACAGGGTCTGGAGGTTGCGCATCGCCTGCGGCACCACCTCGGGCAGGCCCTGCATCTGCTGGCCCAGGATGCCCAGCGACTTGGCGAACGCGTCGGTGTCGACCTGCTCATAGGTCGTGGTCACGTCGGCCAGCGCCGCCTGCAGATCGTACGGAACTTCGGTGTGCGCAAGGTCGAAGGTGTTGTTGGGCAGCGACCCGCCCTCTTCGGGCTCCAGCGCCAGATAGCGCGAGCCCAGGATCGTGGCCACCTTGATGACCGCCTTGGAATCCTTGCCGAGCGCGACGTCGTCCTGCACTTCCAGCCCGGCTTCGACGTGGTCGCCGGCGAGCTTCATGCTGGTGACCTTGCCGACCTGGATGCCACCGATGGTGATCGGGTTGCCGGTCTGCAGCGCGGCTGCTTGGAGGAACAGGGCGGTGTAGTGGCGGTGATTGACGTTGGCGGCGTTGGCAATCAGCATCGCGCCGACGATGACGCTGACTACGGCGACGGCGATCAGGCCGAGCCAGGTCGTGTTGTAGCTCTCCAACCGCCGCCTAGCCATTGGCCATGTTCCTGCATCGTGGGGTGTACATCGCTTTGCTTCCCGGTGTCGCCGCGTTGACGATGATCGGCGTGATGTCGTTGAGCCCGGGGAAGAACCCGGTGGCGTTCAGGTCGCACGCGTAGGCGTTGCCGAACGCGCCCTCGTTGGTGATCCGCGCCAGGCCCTTGAGCATCAGCGGCAGGTTGTCGCCGGTGAACGCCAGCTGCGGCTCGATGTCGACGAGGTGGCCGGTGAAACCTGGCTGGCGAGTGATCATGTCGTTCAACTGTGGGTTGACGGTGTCGGAGATCGTCGATAGTTGACGAATCACCCGCGCCATCGTGCCGGTCGAGGCGACCAGCTCGGGGCGCCGCGCATTGAAGTCCGACACCACCTTGCTGGTCTGCGAGATCACCTGATCGAGGTTCTGGTTCTGCGTCGCGAGGTTCGCCATCACCGTGTTCAGTTGGGTGATCACATCGCCGAGGGTCTGATCACGACCGGCGAATGTGTCTGTCAGCGTGGATGTTTGACTGACCAGGTTGACGATCGAGGAATTGTCACCCTGTAGCGACTGGATCACGCCCTTGGTGAGATTGTCGGCGTCGCGCGGGTTCAGCACGCTGAACAGCGGTTCATAGCCGTTGAGCAGCGTGCCGACATCGAAGGACGGGTCGGTGCGCTCGAGCGGGATCGTGGCGTGCGGCGCGAGCGGGCCC from the Mycolicibacterium crocinum genome contains:
- a CDS encoding MlaD family protein; its protein translation is MIDRTAGHVVRVVGFGYRHRLWLSTAGLVMTLVVATAYVLVGALRVTPFDSAYRVTIQLPESGGLLPNQDVTLRGVPIGRVQSLAVTPDGVAAVATVRSDVKIPTASPVRVSGLSPAGEQYIEFVPDSDTGPYLHDGSVIAQSKTSVPVSLADVLAHADGMLKQVDPAKLELVKKELSLTNDGPQKLANIIDGGTFLLSTLDSVLPQTTSILKTSRIVLTTAADKNAGIKVATGNLSRTFVGVNKMVDGYRRFVDQTPQTLSATDALFTDNSDTMVGLLTSMATAGQLLYVRVPALNALFPDYRGSLLDALGSIMHDHGLWVTADVYPRYTCDYGTPRRPPSSADYPEPYLYTYCRDDDPAVLIRGAKNAPRPAGDDTAGPPPGADLGQTTDPTPKGRYTIPTPYGGPVLPIEPPS
- a CDS encoding MCE family protein; protein product: MARRRLESYNTTWLGLIAVAVVSVIVGAMLIANAANVNHRHYTALFLQAAALQTGNPITIGGIQVGKVTSMKLAGDHVEAGLEVQDDVALGKDSKAVIKVATILGSRYLALEPEEGGSLPNNTFDLAHTEVPYDLQAALADVTTTYEQVDTDAFAKSLGILGQQMQGLPEVVPQAMRNLQTLSTVIADRRDQLGALLKSTELISTTLERQHANIAAMINQGQELISRFVARSATFHAMMAALTNLVNTMSTTVVANRSELDQTIKNLRQLSDLLAQHDDLLRSTLQAGPVALRGFANASGTGNAFDFNAPNGLAVDSWMCAISGRAKQFGMIQYFKDCK
- a CDS encoding mannan-binding lectin, which encodes MRIRVAAELLVVASLATAPSAGASAPDLCAGLGADWDGAYCHTSVLSERKAVRDIKVAVPGDLVDNPVTGPTIRDYLTTLVNNWRNVGVHMVSDSFGEENFQILQRGDVLSVVFHEDYHADGPKFNNAFRTFTWDMGRGVRLGLADLLKPGVDLGAIATLGQPFIVDALDAAPPAHQPGSYPFQADRWGPDKVYSGGYKAWALSGDELILYMPDYPVAHDTPLDYTPGIMQWFMDGGTVQAHIPLSALSSVLRPQFGGT
- a CDS encoding MlaD family protein; translation: MKRVVALLVVALGATACSSNGLSSLPLPAPTVGSGGYRLTAVFSNALNLPAEAKVKLAGADVGQMESMVARNYTAVTTIRIMDGVRLPKGSTAELRSATPLGDVFIALKPPAGASPATPLLKDGDTIGLDNTTAAATVESVLSSAAVMVNGGAVRNFTNIINGLGKATGDQGQAFGDMIAKTNGTLSKLTARSGQISDALTQTSQLAKELDAKNQQLTEVVAAAGPATDALAANADAVADVVQQVGDTGTQLEKFPSIAGTDTSGRSVIGDANTIARAWNDLVLAPDANLAALNRLMPPFIKSTPSNAISVRASIDRLVLGSIPDAGFGGDVGFHGPKRYDWAQMAGTFKYTLWRLQQRVVGSGPGVPQVPVLPSPDKPGELIVAPPSPGPLPGPPP
- a CDS encoding MCE family protein, encoding MRFRAPLIGLSLFMVVAVTVTWLVYVTLRRDVAGPTTPYAAMFTDVYGLREGDDVRMAGVRVGRVEKIELAGKLAKVSFVVQNDQHLFGNTVASVTYQNIVGQRYLGLSLGKIGSPGPLAPHATIPLERTDPSFDVGTLLNGYEPLFSVLNPRDADNLTKGVIQSLQGDNSSIVNLVSQTSTLTDTFAGRDQTLGDVITQLNTVMANLATQNQNLDQVISQTSKVVSDFNARRPELVASTGTMARVIRQLSTISDTVNPQLNDMITRQPGFTGHLVDIEPQLAFTGDNLPLMLKGLARITNEGAFGNAYACDLNATGFFPGLNDITPIIVNAATPGSKAMYTPRCRNMANG
- a CDS encoding MCE family protein, with the protein product MSARARLLAVVTVVVVAAASAITVALVYFKSTTDHITLTAQFDSAAGLYVDNTVAVLGMPVGKVTAITPKSGYVEVQFTVDRDVKIPADAQAVTISTSILTDRQIELTPPYRGGPVLRDRDSIGLPRTKTPVEFARVLGVLDKISVSLKGDGNGNGPVADVVNSGAAIADGNGQKIKDALGELSNALRLSADGGAQTRDQLTTIVRNLSSLLQAAADNDATLRDFGATVRQLSQIVNDEDFGSGTTGKTMNTLLTQVGDFLEKNRDNIKAVVNNGNTTANTLVERQRDLKEFIDVAPLTLDNLYNVVDRNNGVARARVLTDRVLFDNQATKELCNLMGLRQLGCSTGTLQDFGPDFGLSYVLDGMAAMGQK
- a CDS encoding DUF3329 domain-containing protein, with translation MTAATEIEPDTDAEVEAVEETVDEVVEEPATRRRWPLVRRVLLGALIVALLGGSGFLGWQAWQQHQVDVASREGQAAAVRYAQVLTSIDSNNVDQNFADVLNGATGEFKDMYSQSSAQLRQLLLDNKATARGVVIDSAVKSATPDKVVVLMFVDQTVANKAAPDPRIDRSRVKMTMEKVDGSWRASKVELP